Proteins found in one Fulvitalea axinellae genomic segment:
- a CDS encoding RagB/SusD family nutrient uptake outer membrane protein, protein MKRFFNIFLAALTLLATASCNEWLDVSPENDITLEEYWKSKEDIRNALNGSYEQLASQANTLFLWGEIRSGSLAPGAKDDDERTKDYSKLMRLEVLPKNSVNAWGGIYKAINYANTVLKYAPQVRTSDRSLTTKELRAFEAEAYFIRSLSYFYLLRTFRDVPLYLDPTDTDDVDLFLPKSEQRVVLDQIIKDLEWAERYVNQGFEVIEFNKGWATKAAVQALLADVYLWDEQYDKALSMCDKVINRSSHTLIDGDRMDIIFEEGNTHEGIFELQFHKDGGQRNDFKNLFGRKDLLPRVFGSPVIFDQYEDGDPRRILALGASEEGLLVGKYALGSNYEDEGANWVVYRYADILLMKAEALVEKGDFFGAQQELNKVRERAGLGPKIFNGNLREAEDVLLAERSMEFAYEGKRWFDILRFSKRRDYSRQDLLISVLTANVDPTEQARWISLLSDPMSHYLPIHYDEVRSNNLLEQNPYYE, encoded by the coding sequence ATGAAAAGATTTTTCAACATTTTTCTGGCCGCGCTGACTTTGTTGGCCACGGCCTCTTGCAACGAGTGGCTGGATGTCAGTCCGGAGAACGATATCACGCTGGAGGAGTACTGGAAATCCAAGGAAGATATCCGAAACGCGTTGAACGGTTCGTATGAACAACTGGCTTCGCAAGCGAATACTCTATTTCTGTGGGGCGAAATCCGTTCGGGATCTTTGGCTCCCGGAGCTAAAGACGACGACGAGCGTACCAAGGACTATTCGAAGCTGATGCGTTTGGAGGTTTTGCCGAAGAACAGCGTCAACGCTTGGGGCGGAATATACAAGGCGATCAACTACGCCAACACGGTGCTCAAATACGCTCCGCAGGTTCGTACTTCCGACCGCTCGCTTACCACGAAAGAGCTCCGGGCCTTTGAGGCCGAGGCGTATTTTATTCGCTCGCTCTCTTACTTCTACCTGTTGCGCACTTTCCGTGATGTGCCGCTTTACTTGGATCCCACCGATACCGACGACGTGGATTTGTTCCTTCCAAAAAGCGAACAGCGTGTGGTGCTTGACCAAATCATCAAAGATTTGGAATGGGCAGAACGTTACGTAAACCAAGGTTTTGAGGTCATCGAGTTCAACAAAGGTTGGGCTACGAAAGCGGCCGTGCAGGCTCTTCTCGCCGATGTTTACCTTTGGGACGAACAATACGACAAAGCCCTTTCGATGTGCGACAAGGTTATCAACCGTTCGTCGCATACTCTGATCGACGGTGATCGTATGGATATCATTTTCGAGGAAGGAAATACGCACGAGGGAATTTTCGAACTGCAGTTCCATAAGGACGGCGGGCAGCGTAACGATTTCAAAAACCTGTTCGGTCGTAAGGATCTGTTGCCGAGGGTATTCGGCAGTCCAGTGATTTTTGATCAATACGAGGATGGAGATCCAAGAAGAATACTGGCCTTGGGCGCTTCCGAAGAAGGCCTATTGGTCGGGAAATACGCTTTGGGAAGCAACTACGAGGATGAGGGAGCCAATTGGGTAGTCTACCGCTACGCCGATATTTTGTTGATGAAAGCCGAAGCTTTGGTGGAGAAAGGCGACTTTTTCGGTGCCCAGCAGGAGCTTAACAAAGTGCGTGAACGCGCTGGCCTCGGACCGAAGATCTTTAACGGAAACCTGCGCGAAGCCGAGGACGTCTTGCTGGCCGAGCGCTCCATGGAGTTCGCTTACGAAGGCAAGCGTTGGTTCGACATTCTGCGCTTCTCCAAGCGCCGGGACTATTCTCGCCAAGATTTGCTGATCAGCGTTCTCACCGCCAACGTCGACCCGACGGAGCAGGCGCGCTGGATCAGTTTGCTTTCCGACCCGATGAGTCATTACCTGCCTATCCACTACGATGAGGTCAGGAGCAACAACCTACTCGAACAAAATCCTTACTATGAATAA
- a CDS encoding FecR family protein has product MEERELILTRYLFQEATEEEVAMVEQWCKEDPEFKVTVERRRVLLRQTRAGAEVLSGVFADKGGTESLRQRTESRKRQSVIGKKPEKAVVSIWKTNAFWGSMAASVLVLFALSYSFLSGDSEKEYSDYNLAVSDSFGIYEHGGGHKLFPLPAKGIDLAGLKHSSDTVFYGDGHRDAFGSELMHKAVVPEGERLVLYLSDGSRVLLGGGSALVYPKRFGPKNRTVALNGEAEFEVTKDASRPFSVLTESGEVNVLGTVFRVRARENSQEQAVSLLEGSVLVRFTDTGKEFRLKPGQSVVRRGERVELSTGTLEWKNLEWKRVTGKVTLDCGGKTLGEMIPEIESFYGLKIVCENKRLLDVKLTGTFSGNDVSELLRVLGQSEDLEYVFTDNRTRLYLK; this is encoded by the coding sequence ATGGAAGAACGAGAACTGATATTGACCCGATACTTGTTTCAGGAGGCTACCGAAGAAGAGGTGGCCATGGTAGAACAGTGGTGTAAAGAAGATCCGGAATTTAAGGTAACGGTGGAGAGGCGTAGAGTGTTACTTCGCCAAACCAGAGCCGGAGCCGAGGTTTTGTCCGGTGTTTTCGCAGACAAAGGAGGAACGGAATCTTTGCGCCAGCGTACCGAATCCAGAAAGAGACAAAGCGTTATTGGTAAAAAGCCAGAGAAAGCGGTTGTGTCCATTTGGAAAACTAATGCTTTTTGGGGTTCGATGGCAGCTTCGGTTCTTGTTTTATTCGCCCTGAGTTATTCATTTTTGAGCGGTGATTCCGAAAAGGAATATTCCGATTACAATTTGGCGGTTTCGGACAGTTTCGGGATTTATGAACACGGAGGCGGGCACAAGTTATTCCCGTTGCCAGCCAAAGGCATTGATCTGGCGGGTTTAAAACACAGTTCCGATACGGTTTTTTACGGTGACGGGCATCGTGACGCTTTTGGGTCGGAGCTGATGCACAAAGCCGTTGTGCCCGAAGGTGAGCGTTTGGTGCTTTATCTTTCCGACGGTTCACGGGTGTTGCTTGGAGGCGGTAGCGCTTTGGTTTATCCAAAACGTTTCGGTCCGAAGAACCGAACTGTGGCTTTGAATGGCGAAGCGGAGTTTGAGGTGACCAAAGACGCTTCCAGACCGTTCTCCGTACTGACGGAAAGCGGAGAGGTGAACGTTTTGGGGACAGTTTTTAGAGTTCGTGCCCGTGAAAATTCACAGGAACAGGCAGTTAGTTTGCTTGAAGGTTCCGTTTTGGTCCGCTTTACGGATACGGGCAAGGAATTTAGGCTTAAGCCCGGCCAGAGTGTCGTAAGAAGAGGCGAGCGTGTAGAACTCTCGACAGGTACTTTGGAGTGGAAAAACCTGGAGTGGAAACGCGTTACTGGAAAGGTGACCTTGGATTGTGGAGGAAAGACTTTGGGCGAGATGATACCGGAGATTGAAAGTTTTTATGGACTTAAAATAGTGTGCGAAAACAAACGTCTGTTGGACGTAAAACTAACGGGGACATTCTCAGGAAACGATGTCTCCGAATTGTTGCGTGTCCTGGGCCAGTCGGAAGACTTGGAGTATGTCTTTACGGACAACAGAACGCGTTTGTATCTTAAGTGA
- a CDS encoding fasciclin domain-containing protein, which yields MKKNFYPLRQAALLFLLLLYGCNDDVDHYDIPGTLGDRIVLAMEKQGDLSQFVKAIDLIGKREDLERSAYTIFPPTDEGMLKYLNDVHGVSDVSELPEETLRMLVNSHVVRNMMSWDQMKRLNRSGGKKWGEIKGEEGFGSSGNDYHRFKLQTIYSPLPFPTTDPENGTVKKIARQEAYLPIFYFHPDSGILEEDDYNFVFPDSKFTGFNAGDAIALRPDQKSLNGFYHVLDRVLPVAEPLETILAEREEFATFYELLNRFARYSFNSAATNEQLGEVKDSLFTKTYGSHDLDWIAKDIFMSTKYGYYLSMVNNATIPNSEVLTNYLESEFVTPGFYGSISDIPDDAIKVLLKNHCLSVRDRTNHWLRPSELGLFVGGNLELLSLEKSNVLSTDFCNNAVIYEINTVLAPRLFKSVTKPLVFDPKYSFMLKIVNRVEAVTKNQVVARVMDPEIMSTAFIPSDETMRKHGFEYDEEKEKFSYTDPFLGETRTMSDSDLRDFVELHLVSGKDVQDLQTRYFARTLSPGRYLAIKDGNLIAGGNYELNDTKPVQILGKDERGYNGTFYEIDDVLWRPKRTISDLLANEDIDEYKEFRKLLENAGLLKKGFVSLLAGQEEMTVLVPTNEAIEANRDKIPQDLEKLRSFLAYFFVQNKAVYSDGDFSGRLDTKQEIKRKVYRKINVTNAPGDLRFTDLSGNEARVIEDERFSNLLLSEGTIQLIDNILVGE from the coding sequence ATGAAAAAAAATTTTTACCCGTTAAGGCAAGCGGCTTTGCTGTTCTTGCTTTTGCTCTATGGCTGTAACGACGACGTCGATCATTACGACATTCCCGGCACCTTGGGTGACAGGATAGTCTTGGCCATGGAAAAACAAGGAGACCTTTCCCAGTTTGTGAAGGCTATCGACCTGATAGGCAAACGCGAAGACTTGGAACGGAGCGCCTACACTATTTTTCCCCCTACGGACGAGGGGATGCTTAAATATTTGAACGATGTCCATGGGGTGAGTGACGTGAGCGAACTTCCAGAAGAGACGCTACGGATGCTTGTCAATTCCCATGTGGTGCGTAATATGATGTCGTGGGACCAGATGAAACGCCTGAACAGATCAGGAGGTAAAAAGTGGGGCGAGATCAAAGGCGAGGAAGGTTTCGGGAGCAGTGGCAATGACTATCACCGTTTCAAGCTACAGACCATTTATTCCCCTTTGCCGTTTCCTACGACAGACCCCGAAAACGGCACCGTAAAGAAAATCGCCAGACAGGAGGCCTATCTCCCGATTTTCTATTTCCATCCGGATTCGGGCATTTTGGAGGAGGACGATTACAATTTCGTTTTTCCCGACAGCAAGTTTACGGGATTTAACGCCGGAGACGCGATAGCTTTGCGTCCCGACCAAAAATCGCTGAACGGTTTTTACCATGTCCTCGACCGGGTACTTCCCGTAGCGGAACCTTTGGAGACTATTCTGGCAGAGCGTGAGGAGTTCGCTACTTTTTACGAATTGCTAAACCGTTTTGCGCGCTACAGTTTCAATTCCGCCGCTACAAACGAGCAACTTGGGGAGGTTAAGGATTCGTTGTTTACCAAAACCTACGGTTCGCATGATCTTGACTGGATAGCCAAAGACATTTTCATGTCAACCAAATACGGTTATTACCTCAGTATGGTCAACAACGCCACGATTCCTAATTCGGAAGTGCTGACCAATTATCTGGAAAGCGAATTTGTGACGCCGGGCTTTTACGGTTCTATCAGCGATATTCCGGACGATGCGATCAAGGTTTTGTTGAAAAATCACTGTCTCTCCGTGCGTGACCGCACAAATCACTGGCTTAGGCCTTCGGAATTGGGACTGTTTGTGGGAGGTAATTTGGAGCTGTTGTCGCTGGAAAAGTCGAACGTGCTCTCCACGGATTTCTGCAACAATGCGGTGATCTACGAAATCAATACCGTATTGGCTCCCAGACTTTTCAAGTCCGTTACCAAGCCTTTGGTTTTTGATCCGAAGTATTCGTTTATGCTCAAGATCGTCAATCGGGTAGAGGCGGTTACCAAAAACCAAGTCGTGGCTCGGGTAATGGACCCGGAGATTATGTCTACGGCGTTTATTCCATCCGACGAAACGATGAGGAAGCATGGTTTCGAATATGACGAGGAAAAGGAGAAGTTCAGCTATACCGATCCATTTTTGGGCGAAACGAGGACAATGAGTGACAGCGATTTGCGGGACTTTGTGGAATTACACTTAGTATCCGGAAAAGATGTGCAGGACCTACAGACCAGATATTTCGCCAGAACACTGAGCCCGGGCCGTTATCTGGCCATTAAGGACGGAAACCTTATTGCCGGAGGCAACTATGAACTGAACGACACGAAGCCAGTCCAGATTTTGGGCAAGGACGAACGCGGATATAATGGAACGTTCTATGAGATTGACGATGTCTTGTGGCGTCCGAAGAGAACCATATCGGATTTGTTGGCCAATGAGGATATCGACGAGTACAAGGAGTTCCGCAAATTATTGGAGAATGCCGGCCTGTTAAAGAAAGGCTTTGTCAGCTTGTTGGCCGGTCAGGAAGAGATGACCGTTTTGGTTCCGACAAACGAAGCCATAGAGGCCAATCGCGACAAGATTCCCCAAGATTTGGAAAAACTGCGCAGTTTCCTGGCCTATTTCTTTGTGCAAAACAAGGCGGTCTATTCAGATGGCGATTTTTCAGGAAGGCTTGATACCAAGCAGGAGATCAAAAGGAAAGTATATCGTAAGATTAACGTGACGAACGCCCCCGGCGACCTTCGTTTCACGGACCTTTCCGGCAACGAAGCGCGGGTAATAGAGGACGAGCGTTTCAGTAATCTTCTTCTCTCCGAAGGCACAATACAACTTATCGACAATATTCTGGTTGGCGAATGA
- a CDS encoding SusC/RagA family TonB-linked outer membrane protein yields the protein MALAFLWSFSAVAQKGQLVQGYVKDAKTGEGLPGVTVVEVDQEERFVHGVVTDLNGFYMIKLTENNSKLQFTSVGYKRIMQPVNGSSKIDIGMREENTELEVVTVQGERFTSDGFIAIRDKATAISQVKLDDLDALPVASVDEMLQGQISGVDITAVSGDPGAGMQIRIRGTATINGDREPLIILDGLPYDVQIDNDFDFNSADNRDYGAMLSIAPDDIETVEILKDAASAAIWGAKAANGIIQITTRRGRKMKPQLRYSYKSFVSVQPDPVPMLSGGDYVTLQKEARFNRNAGKTGDNFPELNYDETWEYYYNYSQNTDWLDEITQMGTSGEHNVSLTGGGEKARYRVGLGYFDQEGTTTGTGLQRLTFRSNLDYTVSTRLVVSSDFSYTRSDNQRSYYGNERSLAYRKMPNQSVYEYDTLGVRSDRYFLDPRAEAYQGRGMYNPVAVLNEARHSYLENRLRSVFRVNYSITDYLTLTSNLSFDLVNGRTKLFMPEAASNAYMNESGINKSSEGSSDIFTTQTLTKLIYTPNLGADHQLTVLGQWQTRESRSSSYSATAGGLPSQYFDDPGAGGGRVNALSSSNGRSRSMGAVLNGHYKWKDRYILGGGARVDASSNFGDGTKWGMFPFASAAWRISEEDFLSEVMWVNDIKIRGSYGVNGRAPSGNSHYSIYKTGSQYMFQPNVYPSNVKLNNLRWEKVVQYNLGFESALFDNRLHMEFDVYRKTSTDLLWTLELPTATGYSALTRNQGGLDNKGIELSLRGEVYKTKDWRVNLQFNISKNINTVEEVPDNFRLERGNLLENGNYATHISEGDPIGGFYGYTYKGVYKRNEDAVVYDKFGEVVIDQNTGKPMRMMMKGSNYVFQGGDAIYGDRNYDGFIDESDVVFLGSSNPEFTGGFGVRVQYKGLSVSSNFHYRVGQDIVNMSRMKSENMYNTDNQSTATMRRWRFPGDDTDIPRAVFSDGYNWLGSDRFVENGSYLRWKNLSFNYRFDKKWLRKYSLSDLSVFFTAYNLYTFTNYTGQDPEVPLGTDPFFFGIDNATTPPSRTYTMGLTVIF from the coding sequence ATGGCCTTGGCTTTCCTTTGGTCCTTTTCCGCTGTGGCGCAAAAGGGGCAATTGGTCCAAGGTTACGTAAAAGACGCCAAAACCGGGGAAGGCCTCCCCGGCGTAACGGTGGTCGAGGTGGATCAGGAAGAACGTTTTGTGCACGGTGTGGTCACCGACCTTAACGGCTTCTACATGATCAAACTGACGGAAAACAACTCCAAACTGCAGTTTACTTCCGTAGGCTATAAAAGGATAATGCAACCCGTAAACGGAAGCTCGAAGATAGACATCGGAATGCGGGAGGAAAATACCGAGCTGGAAGTGGTGACGGTACAAGGCGAGCGCTTTACCAGCGATGGCTTTATCGCTATCCGGGATAAGGCGACCGCCATCAGCCAAGTGAAGCTTGATGATTTGGACGCCCTTCCTGTGGCTTCTGTGGATGAAATGTTGCAGGGGCAGATAAGCGGTGTAGATATCACGGCCGTTTCCGGCGATCCTGGTGCGGGTATGCAGATCCGTATCCGCGGTACGGCCACGATAAACGGCGACCGCGAACCGCTGATTATCCTTGACGGTTTGCCCTACGATGTCCAGATCGACAATGATTTCGACTTCAACTCGGCCGATAACCGCGATTACGGTGCCATGCTTTCCATCGCCCCGGACGATATAGAGACGGTGGAGATTCTTAAAGACGCCGCTTCGGCCGCCATTTGGGGAGCGAAAGCCGCCAACGGTATTATCCAGATCACTACGCGCCGTGGCCGGAAAATGAAGCCTCAGCTTCGCTACAGTTACAAGTCTTTCGTGTCCGTACAGCCGGATCCCGTTCCGATGCTCAGCGGTGGCGATTACGTGACGTTGCAGAAAGAAGCGCGCTTTAACAGAAACGCTGGCAAGACGGGAGACAACTTCCCCGAACTAAACTACGATGAAACGTGGGAATATTACTACAACTATAGCCAAAACACGGATTGGCTCGACGAGATAACCCAGATGGGAACGAGCGGAGAGCACAACGTGTCGCTTACCGGCGGTGGCGAAAAAGCGCGGTACCGTGTCGGCCTCGGTTATTTTGACCAAGAAGGAACGACCACGGGCACAGGCCTCCAACGTTTGACTTTCCGTTCCAATTTGGACTATACGGTATCGACCCGTTTGGTGGTAAGTTCCGATTTCTCATACACCCGTTCGGATAACCAAAGAAGCTACTACGGAAACGAGCGATCATTGGCTTACCGGAAAATGCCGAACCAAAGCGTTTACGAATACGACACTTTGGGCGTGCGTTCGGACCGTTATTTTTTGGATCCGCGCGCCGAAGCTTACCAAGGCCGTGGAATGTACAACCCGGTGGCGGTACTGAACGAGGCTCGTCACTCTTATCTCGAAAACCGCTTGCGATCGGTGTTTAGGGTTAATTACAGCATTACGGATTATTTGACTTTGACATCCAACCTGTCGTTCGACTTGGTAAACGGCCGGACAAAGCTGTTTATGCCCGAAGCCGCCTCAAACGCTTATATGAATGAGAGTGGCATCAATAAGTCATCGGAAGGGTCGTCGGATATTTTTACGACCCAAACGCTCACTAAGCTGATCTATACGCCGAATCTCGGTGCGGACCATCAGCTTACGGTTTTGGGTCAGTGGCAAACCCGCGAGTCCAGGAGCTCAAGCTATTCGGCCACGGCGGGCGGATTGCCGTCCCAGTATTTTGACGATCCCGGAGCTGGCGGAGGACGTGTCAACGCGCTGTCTTCCAGCAACGGACGTAGCCGTAGTATGGGCGCCGTATTGAACGGTCATTATAAATGGAAAGACCGCTATATTTTAGGCGGTGGAGCAAGGGTAGACGCAAGTTCCAACTTTGGTGACGGCACCAAATGGGGTATGTTTCCCTTCGCTAGCGCTGCTTGGCGTATTTCGGAAGAGGATTTCTTGAGCGAAGTAATGTGGGTCAACGATATCAAGATCCGTGGTAGTTACGGAGTAAATGGTCGCGCGCCGTCAGGCAATTCGCATTACAGTATCTACAAGACGGGCTCGCAGTATATGTTCCAACCGAATGTGTACCCGTCAAACGTAAAGCTCAATAATCTGCGCTGGGAAAAAGTGGTGCAATATAACCTCGGTTTTGAGTCCGCGTTGTTCGACAACCGCTTGCATATGGAATTCGATGTATACCGAAAAACGTCTACGGACTTGCTTTGGACGTTGGAACTTCCTACAGCTACAGGCTACAGCGCTTTGACCCGTAACCAAGGAGGCTTGGATAACAAAGGTATAGAGCTTTCATTGCGTGGCGAAGTCTACAAAACCAAGGATTGGAGAGTCAATCTTCAGTTCAATATCTCCAAAAACATTAACACCGTGGAGGAAGTTCCCGACAATTTCCGTCTTGAGCGGGGCAACTTGTTGGAGAACGGCAACTACGCCACCCATATTTCCGAAGGCGACCCGATAGGCGGATTCTACGGCTACACTTACAAAGGCGTTTACAAAAGGAACGAGGACGCCGTGGTATACGACAAATTCGGCGAAGTGGTGATAGACCAGAACACCGGCAAGCCGATGCGCATGATGATGAAAGGTTCCAATTACGTGTTCCAAGGTGGCGACGCCATCTACGGCGACCGTAATTACGACGGTTTTATCGATGAAAGTGACGTGGTGTTCCTCGGATCCAGTAATCCGGAGTTTACAGGCGGATTCGGTGTTCGGGTGCAATACAAAGGCTTGAGTGTCAGTTCTAATTTCCATTACAGAGTTGGGCAGGATATCGTCAACATGTCGAGGATGAAATCCGAAAACATGTACAACACCGACAACCAAAGTACGGCCACAATGCGCCGGTGGAGGTTCCCGGGCGACGATACCGACATTCCGCGCGCCGTGTTCAGCGACGGTTACAACTGGCTCGGGTCAGATCGTTTCGTGGAAAATGGCTCTTATTTGCGTTGGAAGAACCTCTCGTTCAATTACCGCTTCGACAAAAAGTGGTTGCGCAAATACAGCCTGAGCGACCTTTCGGTATTTTTCACCGCCTACAACCTGTACACTTTCACGAACTACACCGGACAGGACCCCGAGGTGCCGTTGGGAACGGATCCGTTCTTCTTCGGAATCGACAACGCCACCACGCCGCCTAGCCGCACGTACACGATGGGTCTGACCGTAATTTTCTAA
- a CDS encoding DUF1684 domain-containing protein: MKIKNLILTTALLLAGLVSKAQDTAKEKEIAEIKAYQQAWNRTYADPKKSPLAVKDRESFKGLAFFPINLEYRLQAKLVKDEQYKRLRVRTSDGKVREYVRFGKLYFTLDGKSLTLEAYQPADFRKRTSSLFVPFTDKTNGDTSYGGGRYLDLEIPEHGGSLILDFNKAYNPYCAYNNRYSCPVPPKANRLPVAIPAGMAAPDDH; this comes from the coding sequence ATGAAGATAAAAAACCTAATACTAACAACCGCCCTACTCTTGGCGGGCTTGGTTTCAAAAGCCCAAGACACCGCCAAGGAAAAGGAAATAGCGGAAATAAAAGCTTACCAGCAGGCTTGGAACAGAACCTATGCGGATCCGAAGAAATCGCCTTTGGCGGTGAAAGACCGAGAAAGCTTCAAAGGCTTGGCATTTTTTCCGATCAATCTGGAATACCGCCTTCAGGCCAAGCTTGTGAAAGACGAACAGTATAAGCGCCTGCGTGTGCGTACTTCCGACGGCAAAGTGCGTGAGTACGTGCGCTTCGGAAAGTTGTATTTTACGCTTGACGGCAAGAGCTTGACTTTGGAAGCCTACCAGCCTGCGGATTTCCGCAAGCGCACCTCCAGTCTGTTTGTCCCTTTTACGGATAAAACCAACGGCGACACGAGCTACGGTGGCGGTCGTTATCTGGATTTGGAGATACCTGAGCATGGTGGCTCGTTGATTCTCGATTTCAATAAGGCGTACAATCCATATTGCGCTTATAATAATCGCTACAGTTGTCCGGTACCGCCAAAGGCCAACCGTTTGCCGGTGGCGATTCCGGCGGGTATGGCCGCGCCCGACGATCATTGA
- a CDS encoding RNA polymerase sigma-70 factor codes for MEKLTELEFERMYGTYYGRLCAYSYRLVKNSEEAQELVDEVFMDMWEKGTKPAEEDKLRGYLFRSVLYKSANCLNRREVRRKYEAETIRTGTFSEDQVNQLYAYKELYGELDKAIDNLPERCREVFEMSRFSGLGNKEIAKELGVSVKAVEGHITKALSKIRTHLMSKGVELVGLLMAVEVIRKTSGELFFNFF; via the coding sequence ATGGAAAAGCTGACGGAGTTAGAGTTTGAGCGAATGTACGGAACCTACTACGGTAGGCTTTGTGCGTATTCCTATCGCCTTGTGAAGAATAGCGAGGAGGCGCAGGAGCTGGTGGACGAGGTATTTATGGATATGTGGGAGAAAGGGACTAAACCGGCGGAAGAGGACAAACTCCGGGGTTATCTGTTTCGGTCGGTACTTTATAAATCCGCGAATTGTCTGAACCGGCGAGAGGTCAGGAGAAAGTATGAGGCCGAAACTATCCGTACCGGTACTTTTTCGGAAGATCAGGTGAACCAGCTTTACGCTTACAAGGAGCTTTACGGTGAGTTGGACAAGGCAATTGACAATTTGCCGGAGCGTTGCCGTGAGGTTTTCGAGATGAGTCGTTTTTCAGGCTTGGGCAATAAGGAGATCGCCAAGGAATTGGGGGTCTCGGTCAAGGCCGTGGAAGGGCATATAACCAAAGCTCTCTCCAAGATTAGGACACATTTGATGAGTAAAGGTGTGGAGCTGGTGGGGCTTTTGATGGCCGTGGAGGTGATTAGAAAAACTAGCGGAGAACTTTTTTTTAATTTTTTTTAA